A genome region from Deltaproteobacteria bacterium includes the following:
- the pckA gene encoding phosphoenolpyruvate carboxykinase (ATP), which yields MHHKTQSLKETGFYNLRHVHWNHTTANLLEHAIQRREGLLAQQGPLVVRTGQYTGRSPHDKYIVDEPSSSDRVWWGKVNQSISSEVYEHLRSRVLTYFQDRDVYVQELYAGANPKYRISLRLVSESAWHALFARTMFIREADRSKLDQFVPDYTIIHAPHFHAAPEEDGTRSEVFVILNFGRKEILIGGTQYGGEIKKSIFTLMNYLLPLKGILSMHCSANVGEQNGDTALFFGLSGTGKTSLSIDTARVLVGDDEHGWGDDGIFNVEGGCYAKVIKISKEYEPEIFCSSQMFGAIMENVTIDSVTREIDFDDDSLTENTRAAFPISYLPNAAKTGISGHPEFIFYLTADAFGVLPPIAKLTPDQAIYYFLLAYTAKVAGTECGIKDPEATFSPCFGAPFMVHPPVVYAEMLGERIRKHGSTVWLVNTGWTGGAYGVGERISLPYTRSMVHAVLERKLEKTAFKTDPFFGLHLPVEVPGVPRDVLRPKNTWKDKDAYDRAAVELTRRFREAFKEFETAVPASVKDSGPR from the coding sequence ATGCATCACAAAACGCAAAGCCTGAAAGAGACGGGTTTCTACAATCTTCGACACGTTCACTGGAACCATACCACGGCCAACCTTCTGGAGCACGCCATTCAGAGGCGCGAGGGGCTTCTCGCCCAGCAGGGACCGCTCGTCGTGAGGACGGGGCAGTACACGGGCAGGTCCCCGCACGACAAATATATCGTCGACGAGCCCAGCAGCAGCGACAGAGTGTGGTGGGGCAAGGTAAACCAGTCCATATCGTCTGAGGTTTACGAACACCTGAGAAGCCGGGTCCTCACCTACTTTCAGGACCGGGACGTGTACGTACAGGAGCTCTACGCCGGCGCAAACCCGAAGTACCGGATATCCTTACGCCTGGTGAGCGAATCGGCCTGGCACGCCCTTTTTGCACGGACCATGTTCATCAGGGAGGCGGACAGGAGCAAGCTCGACCAATTCGTTCCCGATTACACCATCATACACGCCCCGCACTTTCACGCCGCCCCCGAGGAGGACGGAACCCGCTCGGAAGTTTTCGTGATACTGAATTTCGGCAGGAAGGAGATCCTGATCGGCGGGACCCAGTACGGTGGCGAGATAAAAAAATCGATCTTCACCCTCATGAACTACCTTCTCCCCTTGAAGGGGATCCTGTCCATGCACTGCTCCGCGAATGTGGGGGAGCAGAATGGGGACACGGCGCTGTTCTTCGGCCTCTCCGGAACGGGCAAGACCAGCCTCTCCATCGATACGGCCCGGGTTCTCGTGGGGGACGACGAGCACGGCTGGGGGGATGACGGTATCTTCAACGTCGAGGGTGGCTGTTACGCCAAGGTCATCAAGATCTCGAAGGAGTACGAGCCCGAGATATTTTGCTCGTCGCAGATGTTTGGCGCGATCATGGAAAACGTCACCATCGATTCGGTAACCAGGGAGATCGACTTCGACGACGATTCGCTCACCGAGAACACCCGTGCGGCCTTTCCCATAAGCTACCTTCCCAACGCCGCAAAGACCGGAATCAGCGGCCACCCGGAATTCATCTTTTACCTGACCGCCGATGCCTTCGGTGTTCTCCCTCCCATAGCGAAGCTCACGCCTGACCAGGCCATCTACTATTTCCTGCTTGCCTACACGGCGAAAGTGGCGGGGACGGAGTGTGGCATCAAGGACCCGGAAGCCACGTTCAGCCCCTGCTTCGGCGCGCCTTTCATGGTTCACCCCCCCGTGGTCTACGCCGAGATGCTCGGAGAGAGGATTCGCAAGCACGGTTCGACCGTGTGGCTCGTAAACACCGGCTGGACGGGAGGGGCTTACGGGGTCGGGGAGCGGATAAGCCTCCCCTATACCAGGAGCATGGTTCACGCCGTCCTGGAGAGGAAGCTCGAAAAGACGGCCTTCAAGACCGACCCGTTTTTCGGGCTGCACCTGCCCGTCGAGGTTCCGGGGGTTCCCCGTGACGTGCTGAGGCCCAAGAACACCTGGAAGGACAAGGATGCCTACGACAGGGCCGCCGTCGAGCTGACACGCCGGTTCCGGGAAGCCTTCAAAGAGTTCGAGACGGCCGTGCCGGCCTCGGTCAAGGATTCGGGCCCGCGGTAG